In Carcharodon carcharias isolate sCarCar2 chromosome 3, sCarCar2.pri, whole genome shotgun sequence, a single window of DNA contains:
- the LOC121276443 gene encoding fucolectin-1-like, giving the protein MSAHYLLVFACLWGFANAHPSKGNLAATIRATQSSVQHFLGVAPHAIDGNENTDFNVGSCSRTRVQRSPWWRVDFFYHYHVYVVEITTSNDGGDLSGAEIRIGDSLKENGNANEICAKIERIPAGGTQRFNCAGLGVHGRYLTIRVPNKEVALSLCEVKAFGAHEPHDEHEH; this is encoded by the exons ATGTCAGCTCATTACCTGCTGGTGTTTGCCTGTCTCTGGGGCTTTGCTAATGCCCATCCCTCTAAAG GAAATCTGGCTGCCACCATTCGAGCTACCCAGTCCAGCGTTCAACATTTTCTCGGAGTCGCTCCACATGCCATCGATGGAAACGAGAACACTGATTTCAATGTGGGATCGTGCAGTCGCACGAGAGTGCAACGgtccccttggtggagggttgATTTTTTCTACCATTACCATGTCTACGTTGTAGAAATCACCACCAGCAACGATGGAGGGGACTTGAGCGGAGCGGAAATTCGCATCGGAGACTCATTAAAAGAAAATGGCAATGCTAACGAAAT CTGCGCCAAAATCGAGAGAATTCCAGCAGGAGGGACACAAAGATTTAACTGTGCAGGTCTCGGAGTGCACGGTCGCTATTTGACCATCCGTGTTCCAAACAAGGAGGtggccctgtcgctgtgtgaggTGAAAGCGTTTGGAGCACATGAACCTCACGATGA ACATGAACATTGA